The following proteins come from a genomic window of Macaca fascicularis isolate 582-1 chromosome 8, T2T-MFA8v1.1:
- the SDR16C5 gene encoding epidermal retinol dehydrogenase 2, with the protein MSFNLQSSKKLFIFLGKSLFTLLEAMIFALLPKQQKNVAGEIVLITGAGSGLGRLLALQFARRGSVLVLWDVNKEGNEETCKMAQEAGVTRVHAYTCDCSQKEEVYRVADQVKKEVGDVSILINNAGIVTGKNFLDCPDELMEKSFDVNFKAHLWTYKAFLPAMIANDHGHLVCISSSAGLVGVNGLADYCASKFAAFGLAESVFVETFVQNQKGIKTTIVCPFFIKTGMFEGCTTACPSLLPILEPEYAAEKIVEAILQEKMYFYMPKFLYFMMFLKSFLPLKTVLLIGDYLDIFHAMDGFLERKKKL; encoded by the exons ATGTCTTTCAACCTGCAATCATCAAAGAAACTGTTCATTTTCTTAGGAAAATCACTGTTTACTCTTCTGGAGGCTATGATTTTTGCCTTACTCCCAAAGCAACAGAAGAATGTTGCCGGTGAAATAGTCCTCATCACAGGTGCTGGAAGTGGACTCGGAAGGCTCTTAGCTTTGCAGTTTGCCCGACGGGGATCTGTGCTTGTTCTCTGGGATGTCAATAAGGAGGGGAATGAGGAAACATGTAAGATGGCTCAGGAAGCTGGGGTCACAAGAGTGCACGCCTATACTTGCGATTGCAGCCAAAAGGAAGAAGTGTATAGAGTAGCCGATCAG GTTAAAAAAGAAGTCGGCGATGTTTCCATCCTAATCAACAATGCCGGAATCGTAACAGGCAAAAATTTCCTTGACTGTCCAGATGAGCTTATGGAAAAGTCATTTGATGTGAATTTCAAAGCACATTTATGG ACTTATAAAGCCTTTCTACCTGCTATGATTGCTAATGACCATGGACATTTGGTTTGCATTTCAAGTTCAGCTGGATTAGTTGGAGTAAATGGGCTGGCAG ATTATTGTGCAAGTAAATTTGCAGCCTTTGGGCTTGCTGAATCTGTATTTGTAGAAACATTTGTCCAAAATCAAAAGGGGATCAAAACCACAATTGTGTGCCCCTTTTTTATAAAAACTGGAATGTTTGAAGGTTGTACTACAGC TTGTCCTTCTCTGTTGCCAATTCTGGAACCAGAATATGCCGCGGAAAAAATAGTAGAAGCTATTCTACAAGAAAAAATGTACTTCTATATGCCAAAGTTTTTATACTTCATGATGTTTCTTAAAAG